One region of Ahniella affigens genomic DNA includes:
- a CDS encoding O-antigen ligase family protein, with product MFDPGHPVERGIWGLHLLPLLLAPWLFGANRDWIWPWLLTAGMLSTVAAILFCRFDARRHQHIQERGRLLGFAWLTIMLLLVLSLVLAPWLGLADVRASLRTTLMLGGMGLHTGVLGMLCHSRRRLRWTLMAIFINGAVLAMTGLAVALSGLDWSLLGIQLDPVNVARAPFINRNHFAGYLAICGALGFGLLCADLNSHSYPETWGQRFRNVLVLLLSRKLFVRTLLVVIVIGLIVSQSRMGNLAFGLALAVVGAVAVWRWRPLPPGLVPLVASIFVIDVLLAGSWFGLDRLQQRFRETTVLASAESGLAGDSLQIPVRPATPTGTEPSDSERVRVAASSFKLLSGHWLLGVGVGGYRAAFGEFKPDSVLLHYQHAHNDWVQTLVERGLLGMLMVLATLMFAVHACLRVLTRRDDKLLRGSAVGLLTAYAVVGTHALADFNLQIPAYLWLVHVLLALSVNVLALPERSMVKLS from the coding sequence ATGTTTGACCCGGGCCATCCGGTCGAGCGCGGTATCTGGGGCTTGCATCTCTTGCCCCTGTTACTCGCACCCTGGTTGTTTGGCGCCAATCGCGACTGGATCTGGCCCTGGTTGTTGACGGCTGGCATGTTGAGCACCGTGGCGGCAATTCTGTTTTGCCGGTTCGACGCCCGCCGGCATCAGCACATTCAAGAACGCGGGCGCCTGCTGGGATTTGCCTGGCTGACGATCATGCTGTTGTTGGTGCTGAGCCTTGTGCTGGCCCCGTGGCTGGGGCTGGCTGATGTGCGGGCAAGCCTCCGTACGACGCTGATGCTCGGTGGGATGGGGTTGCACACGGGCGTGCTCGGTATGCTGTGCCACTCCCGGCGTCGGCTGCGCTGGACCCTGATGGCCATTTTCATCAACGGCGCGGTGCTTGCGATGACCGGGCTGGCGGTGGCGTTATCCGGACTTGACTGGTCGCTGCTCGGCATTCAACTGGACCCCGTGAACGTCGCGCGCGCCCCTTTCATCAACCGAAACCATTTTGCCGGCTACCTCGCCATATGCGGCGCGCTGGGGTTCGGCTTGCTGTGTGCTGACCTGAATTCGCACAGCTATCCCGAGACCTGGGGCCAACGGTTCCGCAATGTGTTGGTATTGCTGCTCAGTCGCAAGCTCTTCGTGCGGACGTTGCTGGTGGTCATTGTCATCGGACTGATCGTGTCGCAGTCGCGGATGGGGAATCTGGCTTTCGGACTCGCCCTGGCCGTGGTCGGCGCAGTAGCCGTCTGGCGGTGGCGGCCGTTGCCGCCCGGTTTGGTTCCGTTGGTCGCATCGATTTTTGTCATCGATGTCCTGTTGGCCGGTTCCTGGTTCGGACTCGATCGATTGCAACAGCGGTTTCGGGAGACCACGGTGCTGGCCAGCGCCGAATCGGGTCTCGCAGGGGACAGCTTGCAGATCCCGGTCCGGCCTGCCACACCGACAGGCACTGAACCGAGCGACAGTGAACGCGTCCGCGTGGCAGCCAGCAGTTTCAAGCTGCTTTCTGGGCACTGGCTGTTGGGCGTCGGCGTGGGCGGCTACCGCGCCGCTTTTGGCGAGTTCAAACCAGACAGTGTGCTCTTGCACTACCAGCATGCCCACAACGACTGGGTGCAAACCTTGGTTGAGCGCGGGCTCCTCGGTATGTTGATGGTGCTGGCAACGCTGATGTTTGCCGTACATGCCTGCCTGCGCGTGCTGACCCGACGGGATGACAAGCTGCTGCGCGGTAGTGCGGTCGGGCTGTTGACCGCCTATGCCGTCGTGGGCACGCATGCGCTGGCCGATTTCAATCTGCAGATTCCAGCCTATCTATGGCTGGTTCATGTTTTGCTGGCGCTTTCCGTTAATGTGCTGGCACTGCCCGAACGTTCAATGGTGAAACTGTCATGA
- a CDS encoding GDP-L-fucose synthase family protein: MTAARNILVAGSRGMVGSAVMRRLQAVEGLAVQGLARPELDFRDRVHVFSTLASLRPDVLIIAAAKVGGIEANRSQPVRFLSDNLQIELNLIDAAHAAGVQQVLFLGSSCIYPKFAEQPIEERSLLTGALEVTNEAYAIAKIAGIRLCEAYESEFGRDYRSLMPTNLYGPGDNFDPVNSHVIPGMMRRFHEAAKLGADQVSVWGTGTPKREFLHVDDLADAVLFVLNCPRATWLSHTAPRQRFVNVGVGNDLAIAELAALIAKTVGFRGEIVFDPTKPDGTPRKLLDVSRMAAMGWQARTPLADGLAEAYRWYLDHLDTARQ; encoded by the coding sequence TTGACCGCGGCCCGTAACATATTGGTTGCCGGCAGTCGGGGCATGGTCGGCTCGGCCGTGATGCGCCGGCTGCAGGCCGTCGAGGGTTTGGCGGTGCAAGGCTTGGCCCGGCCCGAGTTGGATTTTCGGGATCGCGTCCACGTGTTCTCGACGCTCGCGAGCTTGCGTCCGGACGTGCTCATTATTGCAGCTGCCAAGGTTGGTGGCATCGAGGCCAATCGCTCGCAGCCGGTTCGGTTTCTGAGCGACAATCTTCAGATCGAGTTGAACCTGATTGATGCCGCCCATGCCGCCGGGGTCCAGCAGGTCCTGTTTCTGGGCAGTTCCTGCATCTATCCGAAGTTTGCGGAGCAGCCGATAGAAGAGCGCTCATTGTTGACCGGTGCACTTGAGGTCACCAATGAGGCCTACGCGATCGCCAAGATCGCCGGCATTCGTTTGTGCGAAGCCTACGAATCTGAATTTGGCCGCGACTACCGCAGTCTCATGCCCACTAACCTCTACGGACCAGGCGACAACTTTGACCCAGTCAACAGCCATGTGATTCCAGGCATGATGCGACGCTTTCACGAAGCAGCCAAGCTCGGTGCCGACCAAGTGTCCGTCTGGGGCACCGGGACACCCAAGCGCGAGTTTCTACACGTCGATGATCTGGCGGATGCGGTGCTGTTTGTATTGAATTGCCCGCGCGCCACGTGGCTTTCGCACACCGCGCCGCGACAGCGTTTCGTAAACGTTGGCGTTGGCAACGATCTGGCGATCGCCGAACTCGCGGCATTGATTGCCAAGACGGTCGGGTTTCGGGGCGAGATCGTGTTTGATCCGACGAAGCCGGACGGCACACCCCGAAAATTACTGGATGTGAGCCGCATGGCGGCGATGGGTTGGCAGGCGCGCACGCCGCTGGCCGATGGTCTCGCTGAGGCGTATCGCTGGTATTTGGACCATCTGGATACGGCGCGGCAATGA
- the gmd gene encoding GDP-mannose 4,6-dehydratase — protein sequence MTQKVALITGVTGQDGSYLAELLLAKGYQVHGIKRRASSFNTERVDHLYRDRNDQREGLRLHYGDMTDSLCLLRLVESLQPDEIYNLAAQSHVSVSFEKPEYTASADALGPLRILDAIRTLGLRDKARFYQASTSELFGGIHQVPQNEDTPFHPRSPYGVAKLYGHWITVNYREAYGLYACSGILFNHESPRRGETFVTRKITRALARRCVGLDGVLRLGNLDARRDWGHARDYVEAQWLMLQQDQARDYVIATGEQHSVRDFVIAAARELGLTLAFSGSGVDEVGDIVAMAREWPGCKVGDRLVQIDPAYFRPAEVDTLLGDARRAREELGWVPKTSFHQLVSEMVEADLWLAERERNFGTHHYHAPDKEERFDRGP from the coding sequence ATGACTCAAAAAGTGGCGCTGATCACGGGTGTGACCGGACAGGACGGCTCGTATCTGGCCGAATTGCTGCTCGCCAAGGGCTATCAGGTGCACGGCATCAAACGCCGGGCGTCGAGCTTCAACACGGAGCGCGTGGATCACCTGTATCGCGATCGCAATGATCAGCGGGAAGGCTTGCGCCTTCACTATGGAGACATGACCGACTCGCTCTGCTTGCTGAGACTGGTTGAGTCGTTGCAACCCGACGAAATTTACAATCTGGCGGCGCAGAGCCATGTCTCGGTGTCGTTCGAAAAGCCCGAGTACACGGCGAGCGCCGATGCGCTCGGACCGCTTCGGATTCTGGATGCCATCCGCACGCTCGGGCTGCGCGACAAGGCGCGCTTTTATCAGGCATCCACGTCCGAGCTCTTTGGCGGCATTCACCAAGTGCCGCAGAACGAAGATACGCCGTTTCATCCGCGCTCGCCCTATGGTGTGGCGAAACTCTATGGCCACTGGATCACGGTGAACTACCGTGAGGCCTACGGGCTTTATGCCTGCAGCGGGATTCTGTTCAACCACGAATCGCCGCGGCGCGGTGAGACGTTCGTGACGCGCAAGATCACGCGTGCACTGGCGCGCCGTTGTGTGGGCCTCGATGGGGTACTGCGACTCGGCAACCTGGATGCACGCCGCGACTGGGGCCATGCACGTGACTATGTCGAAGCGCAGTGGTTGATGCTGCAACAAGACCAGGCACGGGACTACGTGATTGCGACGGGCGAGCAGCATTCGGTTCGGGATTTCGTGATTGCGGCTGCCCGCGAGTTGGGCCTGACACTGGCGTTCTCCGGCTCTGGCGTGGACGAGGTGGGCGACATTGTTGCGATGGCACGCGAGTGGCCGGGCTGCAAGGTGGGCGATCGTCTGGTGCAGATTGATCCGGCGTATTTCCGACCGGCCGAAGTGGACACGCTGCTGGGGGATGCGCGCCGCGCGCGCGAGGAACTCGGCTGGGTGCCGAAGACGAGTTTCCATCAGCTGGTCAGCGAAATGGTCGAAGCGGACCTATGGTTGGCCGAGCGCGAGCGCAACTTCGGCACGCATCACTACCATGCGCCCGACAAGGAGGAACGCTTTGACCGCGGCCCGTAA
- the galE gene encoding UDP-glucose 4-epimerase GalE: MALKVLVTGGAGYVGSHVCKALCLRGHQVIAFDNLSTGHAELARYGRLVVGDLQDADALTALLRDESINAVVHLAGRCYPAESVRQPLIYYRDNIGHALNLFQAMADVGVRRVVFSSSCSVYGHALNATETATPEPQSPYARSKWIVEQLLSDIAGAQQWTAVALRYFNAAGADPDGELGEWHEPEPHLIPRALMAARGELPALAVHGRDYPTPDGTCIRDYCHVSDLADAHVLALEQALPAGELSVFNLGNERGYSVLDIIRAIEAELGCTVPIDWSARRPGDPAAVSASSAKARAVLGWQPRRANISEMIRTAQAFALSRQQGLKT; the protein is encoded by the coding sequence ATGGCGCTCAAGGTACTGGTGACCGGCGGGGCAGGGTATGTGGGCAGCCATGTCTGCAAGGCGCTCTGCCTGCGTGGCCACCAGGTCATTGCATTCGACAACCTGAGTACGGGACATGCCGAACTGGCGCGCTACGGACGTCTGGTGGTCGGCGATTTGCAGGACGCCGACGCGCTGACCGCATTGCTCCGAGACGAATCGATCAACGCTGTCGTCCATCTTGCCGGGCGCTGTTATCCAGCCGAATCGGTGCGTCAGCCATTGATCTACTACCGCGACAACATTGGCCATGCACTGAACCTGTTTCAGGCCATGGCCGACGTGGGGGTCAGGCGGGTCGTGTTTTCAAGCTCCTGCTCGGTCTATGGCCATGCGCTTAACGCCACCGAAACCGCGACGCCCGAACCGCAAAGTCCGTACGCCCGATCAAAATGGATCGTGGAACAACTGCTCTCCGACATTGCGGGAGCGCAGCAGTGGACAGCCGTTGCGCTCCGCTACTTCAACGCCGCCGGTGCTGATCCAGACGGCGAGCTCGGCGAGTGGCACGAGCCGGAACCGCACCTCATCCCACGCGCCCTGATGGCCGCGCGTGGCGAGCTGCCGGCGCTAGCTGTGCACGGCCGCGATTACCCGACGCCGGACGGCACCTGTATTCGCGACTACTGTCACGTGTCCGATCTCGCCGACGCCCATGTGCTGGCGCTCGAACAGGCGCTGCCTGCCGGCGAGTTGTCGGTCTTCAACCTGGGCAATGAGCGAGGCTATTCGGTGCTCGACATTATTCGGGCAATCGAGGCGGAGCTCGGGTGTACCGTTCCCATCGATTGGTCCGCGCGCCGCCCCGGTGATCCGGCTGCGGTGTCGGCGAGTTCGGCCAAAGCCCGAGCAGTATTGGGTTGGCAGCCCAGGCGTGCCAATATTTCCGAGATGATCAGAACGGCGCAGGCATTCGCACTGAGCCGCCAGCAAGGACTCAAAACATGA
- a CDS encoding UDP-glucuronic acid decarboxylase family protein: MRHYESTKRVLVTGGAGFLGSHLCDRLIAAGHEVVCADNLFTGSKRNITHLLGHPRFEFLRHDVTMPLYIEADEIWNLACPASPVHYQHDPVQTTKTSVHGAINMLGLAKRLKCRIFQASTSEVYGDPKIHPQPESYVGHVNPIGPRSCYDEGKRCAETLFFDYHRQHGLEIKVVRIFNTYGPRMHPNDGRVVSNFIVQALRGEDITIYGEGQQTRSFCYVDDLINGFLKFMASPAEFVGPMNLGNPGEFTIRELAEKVIALTGSSSKLAFKPLPADDPTQRQPDIRLARERLDWAPTVNLDEGLRHTIAYFEQLLAGRIE, translated from the coding sequence ATGCGCCACTATGAGAGCACCAAACGGGTCTTGGTCACGGGTGGCGCCGGCTTTCTCGGCTCGCACCTTTGTGATCGATTGATTGCTGCGGGTCACGAGGTGGTCTGCGCGGACAATCTGTTCACTGGCTCCAAGCGCAACATCACACACTTGCTGGGCCATCCGCGGTTCGAGTTCCTGCGGCACGATGTCACCATGCCGCTGTACATTGAGGCCGATGAGATCTGGAATCTGGCGTGTCCGGCGTCGCCAGTGCACTACCAGCATGACCCCGTGCAGACGACCAAGACCAGCGTCCATGGTGCCATCAACATGCTTGGCCTGGCCAAGCGACTGAAGTGCCGGATCTTTCAGGCATCGACCAGTGAGGTCTATGGCGATCCCAAAATTCATCCGCAACCGGAGTCGTACGTTGGGCACGTGAATCCGATTGGGCCGCGCTCTTGTTATGACGAAGGCAAGCGCTGCGCCGAGACCCTGTTCTTCGATTATCACCGTCAGCACGGGCTGGAAATCAAAGTAGTGCGGATCTTCAACACCTACGGTCCGCGCATGCATCCGAATGACGGGCGTGTGGTGTCGAACTTCATTGTGCAGGCGCTGCGCGGCGAAGACATCACGATCTACGGCGAGGGTCAGCAAACGCGCTCCTTCTGCTATGTCGACGACCTGATCAACGGCTTCTTGAAGTTCATGGCCAGTCCCGCCGAATTTGTCGGACCGATGAACCTCGGCAACCCCGGCGAATTCACCATCCGGGAGTTGGCCGAGAAAGTCATCGCGTTGACGGGTTCGTCGTCCAAGCTCGCGTTCAAACCGTTGCCGGCCGATGACCCCACCCAACGCCAGCCGGATATCCGGCTCGCGCGCGAGCGGCTTGACTGGGCGCCGACCGTCAATCTGGACGAGGGGTTGCGGCACACAATCGCGTATTTCGAGCAGCTGCTGGCTGGTCGGATTGAGTAA